The Haliaeetus albicilla chromosome 19, bHalAlb1.1, whole genome shotgun sequence genome has a segment encoding these proteins:
- the LOC104322550 gene encoding cytokine receptor common subunit beta-like, producing the protein MNMKEIFILLLNLYLVFSVQAIPESIPMKSLICYNDYNSQVICTWREHSEAHALIGMILYQRDNITMKNKKMLCKHQTENDLHEAPESYVHWVCHTTTDSFGIGVDDVYSFKPNMTLQAELNVDLFQNVQTLPPQNLSVSLMGSGDFLLTWEAADGSQGLGNALEYEVTYKREWESWEKAASLLLSNTTHCHLSREDLVPGSSYVARVRARPGRASGFSGQYSEWSTEASWETPEGGLQPRNLRCLFNGADHLTCSWEVKKAITTSVLFGLFFRATPSSAEEECSPVLEKALPHVLYVVQSCEIPVSNSSSQSQYHVSVRAKTEEKLIEAYKNIKVLPPANVSVTVTGNQEYELRWIKHTFKYGFIKQRYEVEYWKTHQYKKTLQKLNINNDEPPFIFTLQMLAPSTEYRGKMRARVNMPHYDGPWSEWSEEFTWKTENVLPPVVLPVMLPVLIITLLTVAYCSSKYFLRKKKMWEAKIPNPGKSLLIQSYLGKVPLGNQPTSSQLDFNKYNLSEKMEQASFLQVVDRQTKTLAESPEGQAETTDVSPVALDLQNSYHALNEPEHAPVACSRQIAGHSFPVSRRNSADASVASQRAIPCFAFNGPYLYGPVASSQPDMHPTLGVDPVGVREKSVSLQYVTLPKEDCSQAPQRQEQPGAGPAQPFLLPGQKEMMQHLDDEEEVSPAPPASGKGTNVRTEEQKSPKALSCITAPQQCPLEYVTTESLLLPSAGDSNRPPLVTAGGLPCDSQEPQPPSDHSCHEFSPGKTGVMVPVSGQAPASSPELHLDTFGDYLTVPLGLHGHSEPTKISLPVLQKGNDLPRKQPLSEGNLVVLNPDSTEPVFLCQVGDYCFHSLKSSVKMDNSQEDYQVKKPSEGKTTPGKPVSDDESITGKEKDVSKMQAIQLFKNLKSDDYFSWQQSLRITEIC; encoded by the exons ATGAACATGAAAGAGATTTTCATCCTTCTGCTGAATCTGTATTTGGTCTTCAGTGTCCAAGCCATTCCAG AGAGTATCCCTATGAAGAGCTTGATCTGCTACAATGACTACAACTCACAGGTGATCTGTACATGGAGGGAGCATTCAGAGGCTCATGCCCTCATTGGTATGATTCTTTACCAGAGGGATAATATTACAAT GAAGAACAAGAAGATGCTTTGCAAACACCAGACAGAAAATGACTTACATGAGGCTCCAGAATCCTATGTGCACTGGGTTTGTCACACCACCACAGACAGTTTTGGAATAGGGGTAGATGATGTTTACAGCTTCAAACCTAACATGACGCTTCAAGCAGAACTAAATGTTGATCTTTTCCAAAATG TTCAGACCCTCCCACCTCAAAACCTCTCAGTCAGCTTGATGGGATCAGGAGACTTCTTGCTGACCTGGGAAGCAGCTGATGGAAGCCAAGGGCTGGGCAATGCCCTGGAGTATGAAGTCACTTACAAGCGGGAGTGGGAGTCCTGGGAG AAAGCTGCCTCGCTCTTGCTCTCCAACACCACACATTGCCATCTCAGCCGCGAGGACCTTGTCCCAGGGAGCAGCTATGTTGCCCGTGTGCGAGCCAGACCGGGGCGGGCCAGTGGCTTCTCCGGGCAGTACAGCGAGTGGAGCACGGAGGCATCGTGGGAGACCCCTGAAG GTGGCCTTCAGCCCAGGAACCTTCGCTGCCTCTTCAATGGTGCAGACCATTTGACGTGCAGCTGGGAAGTGAAGAAAGCAATTACCACCTCTGTCCTCTTTGGCTTGTTCTTCAGGGCCACTCCATCATCAGC agaAGAGGAGTGCTCTCCTGTGCTCGAGAAGGCCTTGCCCCATGTCCTGTATGTAGTCCAGAGCTGTGAGATCCCGGTCAGCAACTCCAGCAGTCAGAGCCAGTACCATGTGTCTGTCCGGGCCAAGACAGAGGAGAAACTGATTGAAGCCTACAAGAACA TTAAGGTGCTGCCGCCTGCAAATGTGTCAGTAACGGTGACAGGGAACCAAGAGTATGAACTGAGGTGGATAAAACACACTTTCAAATATGGCTTCATAAAACAGAGATACGAAGTTGAGTACTGGAAAACCCACCAATATAAAAAG aCTCTCCAGAAGTTAAATATCAACAATGATGAACCTCCCTTCATCTTCACGCTGCAGATGCTGGCACCATCTACAGAATATAGGGGGAAAATGCGTGCAAGGGTGAACATGCCTCATTATGATGGGCCTTGGAGTGAATGGAGTGAGGAGTTCACCTGGAAAACTGAGAATG tTCTGCCACCAGTGGTTCTCCCAGTGATGCTCCCAGTTCTCATCATCACTTTGCTAACAGTTGCTTATTGCAGCTCTAAGTATTTCCTCAG gaagaagaaaatgtgggaGGCAAAGATTCCGAACCCCGGCAAGAGTCTCCTGATCCAGAGCTACCTGGGG aaagtacCCTTAGGAAACCAGCCAACAAGCAGCCAGCTGGACTTCAACAAATACAACCTTTCCGAGAAGATGGAGCAGGCTAGCTTCCTTCAAGTTGTGGACAG GCAGACGAAGACTTTGGCAGAGTCCCCTGAAGGGCAGGCTGAGACGACAGATGTTTCCCCTGTTGCACTGGACCTACAGAACTCCTACCATGCTTTAAATGAGCCAGAGCACGCCCCAGTTGCCTGCTCACGTCAGATTGCTGGTCATTCCTTTCCTGTTTCGAGGAGAAACAGTGCTGATGCAAGTGTTGCTTCCCAGAGAGCAAtcccttgctttgctttcaatGGTCCATACTTGTACGGCCCAGTGGCATCCTCCCAGCCTGATATGCATCCGACCCTGGGAGTGGACCCAGTGGGAGTCCGGGAGAAATCAGTTTCCCTTCAGTATGTGACCCTCCCAAAGGAAGACTGTTCCCAGGCTCCGCAAAGGCAAGAACAGCCGGGAGCAGGTCCTGCACAGCCCTTCCTGCTCCCAGGTCAGAAGGAAATGATGCAGCACCTTGACGATGAGGAAGAAGTCTCACCGGCCCCACCAGCCAGTGGGAAAGGCACGAACGTGAgaacagaagagcagaaatCTCCAAAGGCTCTTAGCTGTATCACGGCTCCTCAGCAGTGCCCCTTGGAGTACGTCACCACAGAGAGCCTGTTACTGCCATCAGCCGGTGACTCCAACCGTCCACCACTTGTCACCGCTGGGGGGTTACCTTGTGACTCACAGGAGCCCCAGCCCCCCAGTGACCACTCTTGCCATGAGTTTTCTCCTGGGAAAACTGGTGTCATGGTCCCAGTTTCAGGTCAAGCACCGGCCTCTTCTCCTGAATTGCACCTGGATACATTTGGAGACTATCTTACTGTCCCTTTAGGTCTCCATGGACATTCAGAACCCACAAAAATTTCTTTGCCTGTCTTACAAAAGGGAAACGATCTTCCTAGAAAGCAGCCTTTGTCAGAGGGTAACTTGGTGGTCTTAAACCCTGACAGCACTGAGCCAGTTTTCCTTTGCCAGGTTGGTGACTATTGCTTCCACAGCCTAAAATCCAGTGTGAAGATGGATAATAGTCAGGAAGACTACCAAGTCAAGAAACCTTCTGAAGGCAAGACAACACCTGGGAAGCCTGTATCTGATGATGAATCCATCACTGGCAAGGAAAAAGATGTATCAAAAATGCAGGCTATTCAGCTTTTCAAAAACCTGAAGTCAGATGATTACTTTTCCTGGCAGCAATCTTTGAGGATCACAGAAATCTGTTAA
- the NCF4 gene encoding neutrophil cytosol factor 4, whose product MSLPRQLREKSDFDQLPDDVPVSANIADIEEKKGFTNYYMFVIEVKLKGGGRYLIFRRYRQFYALHAKLEERYGAESKDSPFTCTLPVLPGKVYVGAKKEIAENRIPILNVYMKNLLCLPVWVLMDEEVRLFFYHSTFDSEQVPHRLRRLRPRTRRVKSISPQVPIFDRLAAPRAEALFDFSGTNKLELSFKKGDLIYLLSRVNKDWLEGTADDATGIFPCAFVKIIKDLPQQEDTVNKVRCYYHDETVSTIRDISVEEDLSSIPSFKDLMELIRREFDQDDIVLNYRDLDGDLIRLLSNQDVELMVSQSRRRPSEKHFFPWKLHITHKDDLGVYNTSPGIGATQTVSAT is encoded by the exons ATGTCTCTTCCCCGACAGCTGCGAGAAAAGAG TGATTTTGACCAGCTTCCAGATGATGTACCTGTTTCAGCTAACATTGCAGAtattgaagagaagaaaggcttTACTAATTATTAT ATGTTTGTCATTGAAGTAAAGCTTAAGGGTGGTGGCAGATACTTAATTTTCCGACGCTATCGTCAGTTCTATGCCCTGCACGCCAAACTAGAGGAGAGATACGGGGCAGAGAGCAAAGACAGCCCTTTTACCTGCACACTCCCTGTATTGCCAG GGAAAGTTTATGTTGGGGCCAAAAAGGAAATTGCTGAGAACAGAATTCCTATCCTGAATGTCTACATGAAG AACCTGCTCTGCCTACCGGTTTGGGTGTTGATGGATGAAGAGGTACGGCTGTTCTTCTACCATTCAACCTTTGATAGTGAACAGGTGCCTCACAGACTGAGACGGCTTCGCCCACGGACGCGCCGAGT TAAAAGCATTTCACCTCAAGTGCCTATTTTTGACCGCCTGGCAGCTCCGCGGGCTGAG GcattgtttgatttttctggaACCAATAAACTGGAACTCAGCTTCAAGAAGGGAGACTTGATCTATCTACTCAGCAGAGTAAACAAAGACTGGTTGGAG GGAACAGCTGATGATGCCACTGGGATTTTCCCATGTGCTTTTGTGAAGATCATAAAAGATTTACCACAGCAGGAAGACACAGTTAATAAAGTTCGCTGTTATTACCATGACGAGACTGTGAGCACTATCAG GGATATCTCAGTGGAAGAGGATCTGAGCAGCATTCCATCATTCAAAGATCTCATGGAATTGATAAG GCGAGAGTTTGACCAAGATGACATTGTTTTGAATTACCGGGACCTTGATGGTGACCTGATCCGGTTGCTCTCCAATCAGGATGTTGAACTCATGGTGTCTCAGAGCAGGAGAAGGCCCTCTGAGAAGCATTTCTTCCCTTGGAAGTTGCACATCACTCACAAAGATGACTTGGGTGTCTACAACACTAGTCCAGGAATAGGTGCTACTCAAACAGTGAGTGCAACATAA